The following DNA comes from Ornithobacterium rhinotracheale DSM 15997.
GCTTTTCAAGCGGAGTATCCCAAAAGTGTGTACACCGAGAACGGAAGCTGGGAGCTAGGAAGTTTTTATTTGAAAAAAGGCGACTTTAATAAAGCTTACAAATATTTAAGCCAAAAAAATGTTTACGACTTGCCCGAAAGAAAACGCCAAGAATATCAATTTAAGCTAGGCTATGTAAACTTGATGAAAGGCTACAACGACAAGGCTTTGCAATATCTTGAACCGCTTACGCAAAAAGGAAATTACCAAAAAGAGGCTAATTTCTATGTGGGGCATATTTACTACGAGCGCAGAGAGTTTGCCAAGGCACTCACTTATTTCGATACCTTGCAAGGCGACCCGATGTATGAGCAAAAGATTTTGCCGTATCGCGTGCAAATCGAGTTCAACGAAGGGCAATATGACAAAGCCATTACCGACGGGAAAATGCTTTTAGCCCAAAACCGTTCAAACTTTTTGCAATCAGAGGTTTCTAAAATTGTGGGAGAAAGCTATTTTAGACAAAAAAATTACGCAGCCGCCATTCCTTATCTCGAAAAATATCAAGGAAAAATGGGCAATGCCGATTATTATCAATTAGGTTATGCCTACTATGAGCAACAACAATATCCAAAAGCAATTTCGTATTTCAATAAAATTGTAACGCAAAAAAGTGCTTGGGCACAAACGGCTTATTATCAATTAGGAAATGCATATTTAAAAACTAACCAAAAACAAGAAGCACTCGCAGCCTACAAAGCGGCTTCTGAAATGAGCTACAACCCTACCACACAAGAAGATGCACTCTACAATTATGCTAAGTTGAGCTACGATGTCGGTAACCCATACCAGCCGACGACCGCTGCCCTACAATCATTTATCGCAAAATACCCAAATTCTAAATATTCTGGGGAGATTAATTCGTATTTGGTAGACGCTTTCATTACCTCTGGAAACTACCAAAATGCGCTCGAAATCTTAAACAAAATTCCACAGAAAAACGCCGAGCAAAGAAGTGCAGAACAATTGGCGGCTTTCTTGCACGGAACAGAACTATTTAGCGAAGGGAAATTAGACGCAGCTCAGAAAAATTTACAATTAGCCGTAAACTCTAATGCCAATGCAGAAATCACACAGCGTGCTTATTTCTGGCTAGGCGAAATCGCTTACCGAAAAGGACAATACAGCGAAGCGGCTAAAAACTTTGAGAAATTCAACACTTATAGCACGCAAGTCCCTGAAAGCAAAGAAGTAAATTACCAATTAGGTTATACTTATTTAAAGCTAAAACAATTTGATAAATCAGCCAATGCCTTTAAACGCTACTTGGCAAGCAACCCGCCAGGCGACTTCAAAGCAGATGCTAAATTACGCCTTGCCGATAGCTACATCGGAACCCAAAACAACGACGAGGCACTTAGCTTGTACGAAGAAATCGCTAGCACCAAAAAGGGCAATGCCGATGAAGCGGCTTACAACCGTGCGGTTGTGATTGGAATCAAAGGAAACACCGAAGAAAAAGCACAAGCACTTGAAGCATTTATCAAAGAATATCCTGTTTCAAAATTCAACGATATTGCACAACTTGAATTGGCAGATGCCTACACGCAACTTGATCAGCCAAACAAGGCCTTAGTGGTTTTAAATAATTTAATTAAAACAGCTAAATCTGAACTTAAAGGAGAAGCTCGTTTAAGAAAAGGCTTAATCTATTATCACCAAGGCAAGAAAAACGATGCGCTCAATGAATACAAAAATGTGGTAAAAGAGTTTCCACGCAACAATTTGGCGTACCAAGCCATTGAAAATGCTAAACGCATTTACCTAGACGAGGGAAACTACAAAGCCTTTGAAACTTGGGCAAAAAACATTGACTTCTACGAAGTAAACACTTCTGAAATCGAAAGTTTGGCATACGATGATGCGATGCGCAAGTTTGATGCAAAAAATTACAAAGAAGCCATTCCACTATTGAGCAATTTTATCGCACAATATCCGCAAGGAAACCACACTTATGCAGCACAATATGCACTGGGCGAAAGTTATTATCAATTAGGCGACTATGCCAAGGCAATGACTCCGCTTTCTGAGGCGGCTAAGTACGATAACGAGAACAAAGTCGATGCCTTGCTTCGTTTGGCTCAAATTTATTTAAGCCAAAACAAAACAACCGAGGAACTTTTAACCTTGGAAAATTTACACCAAATCACACAAAATCCTGCCTACATTTCGTATGCGGAGATTCATTTAATGCAATTGTACAGCAAAAATGGCAATCACGCCAAAGCGGTGGCTATGGCAAACAAGGTATTGGAAAATCCTAAAAACGATGCCAATGCCAAACAGGAAGCCGAGCTTACCAAGGCACGTAGCCTAATGGCTGAAAACAAAACAAGCGAAGCGCAAAAAATCTACACTTCGCTCGAGCAATCCGACAACCCTGCGGTGAAAGCCGAGGCGTTGTATTACAAGGCTTATTTCTTAAACAAAGAAAAGAAATACAAAAAGTCTAACGAGGTGATTTTTGAACTGGCGTCTAAAT
Coding sequences within:
- a CDS encoding tetratricopeptide repeat protein — translated: MQKNTIIAALLLGGSSLAFAQTTQFWFGDNATYRKAKTLFFTETYLAANYEFENALENGKLNLANEEAATYYAALTSLINDTPGAEEQFLAFQAEYPKSVYTENGSWELGSFYLKKGDFNKAYKYLSQKNVYDLPERKRQEYQFKLGYVNLMKGYNDKALQYLEPLTQKGNYQKEANFYVGHIYYERREFAKALTYFDTLQGDPMYEQKILPYRVQIEFNEGQYDKAITDGKMLLAQNRSNFLQSEVSKIVGESYFRQKNYAAAIPYLEKYQGKMGNADYYQLGYAYYEQQQYPKAISYFNKIVTQKSAWAQTAYYQLGNAYLKTNQKQEALAAYKAASEMSYNPTTQEDALYNYAKLSYDVGNPYQPTTAALQSFIAKYPNSKYSGEINSYLVDAFITSGNYQNALEILNKIPQKNAEQRSAEQLAAFLHGTELFSEGKLDAAQKNLQLAVNSNANAEITQRAYFWLGEIAYRKGQYSEAAKNFEKFNTYSTQVPESKEVNYQLGYTYLKLKQFDKSANAFKRYLASNPPGDFKADAKLRLADSYIGTQNNDEALSLYEEIASTKKGNADEAAYNRAVVIGIKGNTEEKAQALEAFIKEYPVSKFNDIAQLELADAYTQLDQPNKALVVLNNLIKTAKSELKGEARLRKGLIYYHQGKKNDALNEYKNVVKEFPRNNLAYQAIENAKRIYLDEGNYKAFETWAKNIDFYEVNTSEIESLAYDDAMRKFDAKNYKEAIPLLSNFIAQYPQGNHTYAAQYALGESYYQLGDYAKAMTPLSEAAKYDNENKVDALLRLAQIYLSQNKTTEELLTLENLHQITQNPAYISYAEIHLMQLYSKNGNHAKAVAMANKVLENPKNDANAKQEAELTKARSLMAENKTSEAQKIYTSLEQSDNPAVKAEALYYKAYFLNKEKKYKKSNEVIFELASKYAEQQLWGSQALVVMAENYYKLGDLYQANFTLDSVIENYQDYPEVIAKAKALKKQIKK